A stretch of the Streptococcus himalayensis genome encodes the following:
- a CDS encoding MATE family efflux transporter, producing MYQTQSTKEKLGLFFKIFLPILIYQFANYSAAFVDTTMTGRYDTLHLAGVSMATSLWSPFFTFLTGIVSALVPIIGQHLGQGKKERIRNDVYQFIYMALGLSFFLFVLVFWGAPFVLRQIGLERLVSEVAIHYLFYLSLGIIPLLLFSVIRSVLDALGMTSLSMYLMLLLLPLNAGFNYVLIYGIGGLPEMGGAGAGLGTSLAYWVLLVLSILVFLFHPKVKPYQFWKREPLDVAALKEGVRLGLPIGGTVFAEVAIFSAVGLFMAKFSSIIIASHQSAMNFSTLMYAFPISISTAMAILVSYEVGAERFEDVKAYCTIGRLTAAGFAIFTLGFLYLFRYQVATLYGSDQQFIQMTTIFLTYSLFFQLADTFAAPLQGILRGYKDTTIPFYMGLVSYWGVALPVGLLLDTTTALGPYGYWIGLILSLVVSGILYQSRLTYISKKFHS from the coding sequence ATGTACCAAACACAGTCAACCAAGGAAAAGCTAGGGCTTTTCTTTAAGATTTTTTTACCAATTTTGATTTACCAGTTTGCCAATTACTCGGCTGCCTTTGTCGATACGACCATGACAGGGAGGTATGATACGCTGCATTTAGCTGGGGTTTCCATGGCAACCAGTCTCTGGTCCCCTTTCTTTACCTTTTTGACAGGGATTGTCTCTGCCTTGGTGCCCATCATTGGTCAGCACTTGGGTCAAGGGAAGAAAGAGCGTATTCGCAACGATGTGTATCAATTTATCTACATGGCGCTGGGGCTCTCTTTTTTCTTGTTTGTGCTGGTCTTTTGGGGTGCTCCCTTTGTTCTTCGCCAGATCGGGCTAGAAAGGCTTGTTTCAGAGGTTGCAATTCACTACCTTTTCTATCTATCACTAGGCATTATTCCTCTCCTACTCTTTAGTGTGATTCGCTCCGTCTTAGATGCTTTAGGGATGACAAGTCTTTCGATGTATCTCATGCTCTTGCTTTTGCCATTAAATGCTGGGTTTAACTACGTCTTAATCTATGGGATAGGGGGCTTACCAGAAATGGGGGGAGCTGGAGCGGGTCTTGGAACTTCCCTTGCCTATTGGGTGCTTTTGGTCTTATCCATCTTGGTCTTTTTATTTCACCCTAAAGTCAAGCCCTATCAGTTTTGGAAAAGGGAGCCTTTGGATGTTGCAGCTTTGAAAGAAGGAGTGAGATTGGGGCTACCAATCGGAGGGACTGTATTTGCAGAAGTAGCCATTTTCTCAGCCGTAGGACTTTTTATGGCGAAATTCTCCTCTATCATCATCGCCAGTCACCAGTCCGCTATGAATTTTTCGACTTTGATGTATGCTTTTCCGATTAGTATCTCAACGGCCATGGCCATCTTGGTGTCTTATGAAGTGGGAGCCGAGCGATTTGAGGATGTCAAGGCTTACTGCACCATCGGTCGTTTGACAGCAGCTGGATTTGCCATCTTTACCCTTGGATTTTTATACCTTTTTCGCTATCAAGTGGCAACGCTCTACGGTTCGGATCAGCAGTTTATCCAAATGACAACGATTTTTTTGACCTATAGCCTCTTTTTCCAGTTAGCGGATACCTTTGCAGCACCTTTACAGGGCATTCTGAGGGGTTACAAGGATACTACCATTCCCTTTTATATGGGCTTGGTGAGCTACTGGGGCGTGGCCTTGCCGGTCGGGCTTTTGCTGGATACAACGACGGCCTTGGGTCCTTACGGTTATTGGATAGGACTGATTTTGAGCTTGGTTGTCAGTGGGATTTTGTACCAATCACGGTTGACCTATATATCCAAAAAGTTTCATTCATAA
- a CDS encoding helix-turn-helix domain-containing protein — protein sequence MNDTNNLREYIGKRIRLLRLQKGWTQYELEEKASLPQNYCYKLETLYPNIQMDTLVKVMDALDTNIATFFNADIIEENPRISNLIFDLKSLKPEQQKEVMTAFEILLAQIK from the coding sequence ATGAATGATACAAATAACTTACGCGAATATATAGGAAAGCGAATCCGACTTCTACGCTTGCAAAAAGGTTGGACTCAATACGAGTTAGAAGAAAAAGCTTCCCTCCCTCAAAATTACTGTTATAAATTAGAAACCTTGTACCCAAATATTCAAATGGATACACTTGTTAAAGTTATGGATGCACTTGATACAAATATCGCTACCTTTTTTAATGCAGATATAATAGAAGAAAATCCTAGAATTAGTAATCTTATTTTTGACCTCAAAAGCTTGAAACCTGAGCAGCAAAAGGAAGTCATGACTGCTTTTGAAATCCTGTTAGCACAAATAAAATAA
- a CDS encoding Rrf2 family transcriptional regulator gives MDTKFSVALHILTMISESKEVLSSQALAVSVGTNASYIRKVIALLKNAGLITSQQGRSGYQLSKNHKEISLLEIYLATQEVDHIRLFQIHQNANKECPVGKHIEKAMVPIFTNVEKHLEDELANQTLEQVIANLYQIANKTRI, from the coding sequence ATGGATACAAAATTTTCTGTTGCACTCCATATTTTAACCATGATTAGTGAAAGTAAGGAAGTTCTGAGTTCGCAGGCCTTGGCTGTGAGCGTTGGAACCAATGCAAGCTATATCCGTAAGGTCATTGCGCTCTTGAAAAACGCAGGGCTAATTACGTCCCAGCAAGGTCGCTCAGGCTATCAGCTAAGTAAGAACCATAAAGAAATATCCTTATTGGAGATTTATTTGGCTACTCAGGAAGTAGACCATATCCGTCTTTTTCAAATTCATCAAAATGCCAACAAAGAATGCCCTGTTGGGAAACATATTGAAAAAGCGATGGTTCCAATTTTTACGAATGTAGAAAAACATTTAGAAGATGAATTAGCCAATCAGACCTTGGAACAGGTCATTGCGAATCTTTATCAAATTGCTAATAAAACACGAATCTGA
- a CDS encoding ribonuclease HII — MATIKEIKALLETVIDKEDTRLEELAKDTRAGVQALLQKKHKDFLAEEAEDARLEQMLSYEKNLYAQGIEWIAGIDEVGRGPLAGPVVAAAVILPQGCKIRFLNDSKKIPKSKHQAIYEEIMDKAVAVGIGIKDSQVIDQVNIYEATKLAMIEALEQLAVRPQHLLIDAMSLDTPITQTSIIKGDANSLSIAAASIVAKVTRDRLMAEFEAKYPGYDFAKNAGYGTAKHLEGLREKGVTPIHRKSFEPIKSMID; from the coding sequence ATGGCAACAATTAAGGAAATAAAAGCCCTCCTTGAGACCGTCATAGATAAAGAGGACACGCGTTTAGAGGAACTGGCTAAGGATACTCGAGCGGGAGTGCAAGCCCTACTCCAGAAGAAACACAAGGATTTTCTGGCAGAAGAAGCAGAAGATGCTCGTTTAGAGCAGATGCTTTCCTATGAAAAAAACTTGTATGCACAAGGAATTGAATGGATTGCAGGCATTGATGAAGTTGGTCGTGGCCCCTTAGCAGGTCCTGTTGTAGCAGCTGCCGTTATATTGCCACAGGGCTGTAAAATTCGCTTTTTGAATGACTCCAAAAAAATTCCTAAAAGCAAACACCAAGCTATTTATGAAGAAATTATGGACAAGGCAGTAGCTGTAGGAATTGGCATCAAGGACAGTCAAGTCATTGACCAAGTAAATATCTACGAAGCGACCAAGCTAGCCATGATTGAGGCTTTAGAGCAATTAGCTGTTCGTCCGCAGCATTTGCTGATTGACGCGATGAGCTTGGATACGCCGATTACACAAACCTCTATTATCAAAGGAGATGCCAACAGCCTGTCCATTGCGGCTGCTAGCATTGTCGCAAAGGTGACAAGGGATCGCTTGATGGCTGAGTTTGAGGCGAAGTATCCAGGATATGATTTTGCTAAAAACGCAGGTTATGGAACCGCCAAACACTTGGAAGGCCTGCGTGAAAAAGGGGTGACCCCCATTCACCGAAAGAGCTTTGAACCGATTAAATCTATGATAGATTAG
- a CDS encoding putative holin-like toxin, translated as MNVSTQIHLERSSILSVAEALQVMLGFGGFIISLLTFVIALILLRDKK; from the coding sequence ATGAATGTAAGTACGCAAATCCACTTAGAGAGGAGTAGCATCTTGTCAGTTGCGGAAGCATTGCAAGTAATGTTAGGTTTTGGTGGTTTTATCATCAGCCTACTAACATTTGTGATTGCCTTAATTCTGCTTCGAGATAAAAAATAA
- a CDS encoding NADP-dependent oxidoreductase encodes MKAAQHTTYDKKNITLTVTEIAKPSITSNQVLIKVTAAGVNPLDNMISRGEVKMIVPYELPQTAGNEVVGLVEEVGSNVTKFAVGDRVFGRLPLDNIGAFAEYVAVDAQALAKVPDYLTDVEAAAVPLTALTIMQALDLMKAQAGKTIFISGGTGGVGGMAIPIAKAKGLTVITNGDGANGERVLALGADRFIDYQKEDYTKTVKDVDYVLDTLGGAETEKQMSIMKKGGHLVSLRAMPNGDFAKRMNLPKWKQILLQQVGRKFDKMAVKYGVHYHFIFVESNGEQLQEVADIFSKLQIKPSIDTVYPFEEVNAALDKVANGRSRGKTVLSF; translated from the coding sequence ATGAAAGCAGCACAACACACAACGTATGATAAAAAGAACATTACACTAACCGTAACTGAAATTGCTAAACCGTCGATTACTAGCAACCAAGTTCTCATCAAGGTGACAGCAGCAGGAGTCAATCCGCTCGATAACATGATTTCACGGGGAGAAGTCAAGATGATTGTTCCTTATGAACTACCACAAACAGCTGGGAATGAAGTGGTTGGCTTGGTAGAAGAAGTAGGATCTAATGTGACGAAATTTGCAGTTGGAGACCGTGTTTTTGGTCGTCTTCCTCTCGATAACATCGGTGCTTTTGCGGAATATGTAGCAGTCGATGCTCAAGCCTTGGCGAAAGTTCCAGATTATTTGACAGATGTCGAAGCAGCTGCGGTTCCGCTCACAGCATTGACCATTATGCAGGCCTTGGATTTGATGAAAGCTCAGGCAGGTAAGACTATTTTCATCTCTGGAGGCACAGGGGGTGTTGGTGGTATGGCTATTCCAATCGCGAAAGCCAAAGGCTTAACCGTCATCACCAATGGCGATGGAGCAAATGGGGAGCGTGTTTTGGCTCTAGGAGCAGATCGTTTCATTGACTACCAGAAAGAAGATTATACCAAGACGGTAAAAGATGTGGATTACGTTTTGGACACACTTGGCGGGGCAGAGACTGAAAAGCAAATGTCAATTATGAAAAAAGGTGGGCACTTAGTTTCCCTTCGAGCGATGCCAAATGGGGACTTTGCCAAACGCATGAATCTACCAAAATGGAAGCAGATTTTATTACAGCAAGTTGGACGTAAGTTTGATAAAATGGCAGTCAAGTACGGTGTGCACTACCATTTCATCTTTGTTGAAAGCAATGGGGAACAGCTACAAGAAGTCGCAGATATTTTCAGCAAACTGCAAATCAAACCTTCTATTGATACGGTCTATCCATTTGAGGAAGTGAATGCAGCACTCGATAAGGTCGCTAATGGTCGTTCACGCGGAAAAACAGTCCTCAGTTTTTAG
- a CDS encoding sugar O-acetyltransferase, producing MKREREKMVAGELYDASDRELVELRRKARAYRMQFNQELDEKKRSELVKHWFGKTGDKIYIEPDFSCDYGCNIHVGENFYANFNCTFLDVCPIRIGENAMLGPNVQLLTPLHPLDAKERISGMEYGKPITIGDNFWAGGEVTILPGVSLGNNVVVGAGSVVTKSFGDNVVLAGNPVRVVKKLPH from the coding sequence ATGAAACGTGAACGTGAAAAGATGGTAGCAGGAGAGCTCTATGACGCAAGTGATAGAGAGTTAGTGGAACTCCGTAGAAAGGCACGCGCCTACCGCATGCAGTTTAACCAAGAATTGGATGAAAAAAAGCGAAGTGAGCTGGTGAAGCATTGGTTTGGAAAAACAGGTGATAAGATCTATATAGAGCCTGATTTTTCCTGTGATTATGGTTGTAATATTCATGTGGGAGAAAATTTTTATGCCAATTTTAATTGCACCTTTTTAGATGTTTGTCCGATTCGGATTGGCGAAAATGCCATGTTGGGTCCCAATGTACAACTCTTGACCCCACTGCATCCCTTGGATGCCAAAGAGCGTATTTCAGGTATGGAGTATGGCAAGCCGATTACAATTGGAGACAATTTCTGGGCCGGTGGCGAGGTAACGATTCTACCGGGTGTTTCCTTGGGGAATAACGTTGTCGTGGGAGCTGGTTCCGTCGTGACCAAATCTTTTGGAGATAACGTTGTTTTAGCAGGCAACCCTGTGCGTGTTGTCAAGAAATTACCCCATTAA
- a CDS encoding GNAT family N-acetyltransferase, translated as MKFTVKEIKDKEVKEKISKEVLYDLPEWFGMPESTEEYITDSQDKPFLASFYQDEIVGFIVLNTTSPDCADIFVMGIKKKFHRQGAATQLNEEYEKLAKDLGYTYSQVKTVQSGHYKEYDITNSFYTSVGYKELEVFPTLWDEWNPCQIYIKYLGN; from the coding sequence ATGAAATTTACTGTTAAAGAAATAAAAGATAAAGAAGTAAAGGAAAAGATTTCTAAGGAAGTTCTTTATGATCTTCCAGAATGGTTTGGTATGCCAGAAAGCACAGAAGAATATATCACTGATTCACAAGACAAACCTTTCTTGGCATCTTTTTATCAAGATGAGATTGTAGGATTTATAGTTTTAAATACTACAAGTCCAGACTGTGCGGATATATTTGTAATGGGAATAAAAAAGAAGTTTCATCGACAAGGTGCAGCAACACAATTAAATGAAGAGTACGAAAAATTAGCTAAGGATTTGGGATATACCTATTCCCAAGTGAAAACAGTTCAATCTGGGCATTATAAAGAATATGATATAACAAATAGTTTTTATACTTCGGTAGGTTATAAGGAGTTAGAAGTCTTTCCAACCTTATGGGATGAATGGAATCCTTGCCAAATTTATATTAAATATTTAGGTAATTAA
- a CDS encoding alpha/beta fold hydrolase, with the protein MSYITTKNQYVTVAGQQIAYRELGKGKSALPLVMLVHLAATLDNWDPKLLDLLAEKQHVIVVDLPGVGASQGKVAPTIPGMAEQAIEIFKALGHERINLLGLSMGGMIAQEIVRIKGGMVNRLILAGTGPRGGLEMDRVTGKTFRYMLKAGLERIDPKRYIFYNHDEEGKIEANKVLGRMGMRRAEHADKDMNIPGFLTQLKAIKRWGKAAKDDMRYITQPTLIVNGEKDMQVPTENSYVMHEKIAGSKLIIYPKAGHGSIFQYADDFSKELLAFLEA; encoded by the coding sequence ATGTCTTACATCACCACAAAAAATCAATACGTGACAGTCGCAGGCCAGCAGATTGCCTATCGTGAGCTTGGGAAAGGAAAGTCAGCTCTTCCCTTGGTCATGTTAGTGCATTTGGCAGCGACTTTGGATAATTGGGATCCCAAGTTACTGGATCTACTAGCTGAAAAACAGCATGTCATCGTAGTAGACCTTCCTGGTGTTGGAGCTAGCCAAGGAAAAGTAGCCCCGACTATACCAGGAATGGCCGAGCAAGCAATTGAAATCTTCAAGGCATTAGGCCATGAGCGGATTAACCTCCTTGGTTTATCTATGGGAGGTATGATTGCGCAAGAGATTGTCCGCATCAAAGGTGGCATGGTCAATCGCTTAATCCTAGCTGGAACAGGTCCTCGTGGTGGACTTGAGATGGATAGGGTGACGGGCAAGACCTTTCGTTATATGCTAAAAGCAGGACTAGAGCGCATTGATCCCAAACGCTATATCTTCTATAATCATGATGAGGAAGGCAAAATTGAAGCCAATAAGGTGTTAGGGCGTATGGGCATGAGAAGGGCTGAACATGCAGATAAGGATATGAATATTCCTGGTTTCTTGACCCAATTAAAGGCAATCAAACGCTGGGGCAAGGCTGCTAAAGACGATATGCGCTATATTACCCAGCCGACACTGATTGTTAATGGGGAAAAGGATATGCAGGTTCCGACAGAAAATTCGTATGTCATGCATGAGAAGATTGCAGGAAGTAAGTTAATCATTTATCCTAAGGCGGGGCACGGTTCCATCTTCCAATACGCAGATGATTTTTCCAAAGAATTGCTAGCATTTTTGGAGGCTTAG
- a CDS encoding SDR family NAD(P)-dependent oxidoreductase yields MSKTILITGSTDGIGKHLALKLASEGHEVILHGRNPQKLDQALTDIREQVPAARLHAYLADLSQLSDIYRLTADLKRDFTKLDVLVNNAGIFAGQNRQLTKEGVEVTFMLSVLAPYVLTTELLPLLEKADAGRLIHTSSYMHHFAKIEEGDFSLEENYTPSLAYNNAKLYTIWLTRYQAEQLEKAGSKVTVNSYHPGLIATNLVKNSRDEKSQKSSSDKSNQFVPKGLDEGIKTGYYLALSDEVENRSGRYFDEKQEKRVSLHGYTPEKAAKLMDYCQQAVANHAILSVDKSI; encoded by the coding sequence ATGTCTAAAACCATTTTAATCACAGGTTCTACGGATGGAATTGGAAAGCATTTGGCTCTGAAATTAGCCAGTGAAGGACATGAAGTCATTCTCCACGGCCGAAATCCGCAAAAATTGGACCAAGCGTTGACGGATATAAGAGAACAAGTTCCCGCAGCTCGCCTCCATGCATACTTGGCTGATTTATCCCAACTGTCGGATATTTACCGTCTGACGGCTGATCTGAAGCGTGATTTTACCAAGCTAGATGTTCTTGTGAACAATGCTGGGATTTTTGCAGGTCAAAACCGTCAGCTGACGAAAGAAGGGGTAGAAGTGACCTTTATGCTCTCTGTACTTGCACCTTATGTCCTGACGACAGAGTTGCTACCGCTATTAGAGAAGGCAGATGCAGGTCGTCTCATTCACACGTCATCCTATATGCATCATTTTGCTAAGATTGAGGAAGGGGATTTTTCACTGGAGGAGAACTATACTCCAAGCTTAGCCTATAACAATGCTAAACTCTACACTATCTGGCTGACCCGCTACCAAGCTGAGCAGTTGGAAAAAGCTGGCTCAAAAGTGACGGTGAATTCTTATCATCCAGGCTTGATTGCCACTAATTTAGTCAAAAATTCGAGAGATGAAAAATCTCAGAAGTCTTCGTCTGATAAGAGTAATCAGTTTGTCCCTAAGGGCTTAGATGAAGGGATCAAAACAGGCTATTATCTAGCACTCTCAGATGAAGTAGAAAACCGTAGCGGACGGTATTTTGACGAGAAACAGGAAAAACGGGTCTCACTCCATGGATATACTCCTGAAAAAGCTGCAAAACTCATGGATTATTGCCAACAAGCGGTAGCCAATCACGCAATTCTTTCGGTAGATAAATCTATTTGA
- a CDS encoding PRD domain-containing protein, translating to MLIDKVLNNNVVISQENGKEFILMGRGLAFGKKAADEIDERLIEKRYVLSHSDQVSLLAEIPVELLEVADKVISYARATMTKPLADHAFLAMADHMQGVALRVKDEIYLKNFLMWDIKRFFAEEFKVGSFANELLSRYLGKDLPMDEAGFMALTLVNAELDQGASAARDLTMLMEEILTIVKYSLEIPLDENDIYVARFMTHLKFFCERILTHHEVRSLGDGQMFEMMKESYPQAYQTTQKIVTYLEQRRNYQTSEDEQLYLTIHLSRIRRKDDET from the coding sequence GTGCTTATCGATAAAGTACTCAATAACAACGTTGTGATTTCACAAGAAAATGGAAAAGAATTCATTCTCATGGGCAGAGGGTTGGCCTTTGGTAAAAAAGCAGCTGATGAGATTGATGAGCGCTTGATTGAAAAACGGTATGTCCTTTCTCATAGCGACCAAGTCTCGCTTTTGGCGGAAATTCCAGTCGAATTATTGGAGGTTGCAGATAAGGTCATCAGCTATGCTAGAGCAACGATGACAAAGCCACTAGCCGACCATGCCTTTCTAGCTATGGCTGACCACATGCAAGGAGTGGCCTTGCGGGTCAAGGATGAGATTTACCTCAAAAACTTTCTGATGTGGGATATCAAACGCTTTTTTGCTGAAGAATTCAAGGTCGGTAGTTTTGCCAATGAACTCTTGAGCCGTTACTTGGGCAAGGACTTGCCAATGGATGAAGCGGGCTTTATGGCCTTGACCTTGGTCAATGCAGAGCTAGATCAAGGGGCGTCGGCTGCCAGAGACTTGACCATGCTGATGGAAGAGATTTTAACCATTGTCAAATACAGCCTAGAAATCCCCTTGGATGAAAATGATATCTACGTGGCACGTTTTATGACGCATCTAAAATTTTTTTGTGAACGGATTTTGACCCATCATGAGGTGAGAAGTCTGGGTGATGGACAGATGTTTGAGATGATGAAGGAGAGCTATCCGCAGGCTTACCAGACGACCCAGAAAATCGTCACCTATCTGGAGCAACGCAGGAATTACCAAACTTCAGAAGATGAGCAACTCTATCTGACTATCCACCTGTCTCGAATTAGGAGAAAAGATGATGAAACGTGA
- the ylqF gene encoding ribosome biogenesis GTPase YlqF has translation MATIQWFPGHMSKARRQVQENLKFVDFVTILVDARLPLSSQNPMLTKIVGDKPKLLILNKADLADPVATKEWRTYFEAQGIPTLTINSKEQSTVKKVTEAAKKLMREKIERQKERGIQIETLRTMIIGIPNAGKSTLMNRLAGKKIAVVGNKPGVTKGQQWLKSNKDLEILDTPGILWPKFEDEEVALKLALTGAIKDNLLPMDEVTIFGLNYFKTHYPAALKERFKQMNLDDEAPEIIMDMTKKLGFREDYDRFYSLFVKEVRDGKLGLYTLDTVGDEDGNN, from the coding sequence ATGGCTACTATTCAATGGTTTCCAGGCCACATGTCTAAAGCAAGACGGCAGGTGCAGGAAAATCTTAAGTTTGTTGATTTTGTAACGATATTGGTGGATGCACGCTTGCCCTTATCGAGCCAAAATCCGATGTTGACAAAGATTGTGGGGGACAAGCCGAAATTACTGATTTTAAATAAGGCGGATTTGGCAGACCCAGTAGCGACCAAAGAATGGCGAACTTATTTTGAAGCACAAGGCATTCCAACCTTGACGATTAATTCAAAGGAACAATCCACCGTCAAAAAAGTGACAGAAGCCGCCAAAAAATTGATGCGTGAAAAAATCGAACGTCAAAAAGAACGAGGGATTCAGATTGAAACCTTGCGCACCATGATTATTGGTATTCCCAATGCAGGAAAATCGACTCTGATGAATCGCTTGGCTGGTAAGAAAATTGCAGTCGTTGGCAATAAACCCGGTGTTACCAAGGGACAGCAGTGGCTCAAGTCCAATAAAGATTTGGAAATCCTTGATACGCCGGGGATTTTATGGCCAAAATTTGAAGATGAAGAAGTAGCTCTCAAATTGGCTTTGACTGGGGCGATTAAGGATAATCTTCTACCAATGGACGAGGTCACGATATTCGGATTGAATTATTTCAAAACACATTATCCAGCAGCATTGAAAGAGCGCTTTAAGCAGATGAATCTGGATGACGAAGCCCCTGAAATCATCATGGATATGACGAAAAAACTTGGTTTCCGTGAGGACTATGACCGCTTTTATAGCTTGTTTGTGAAAGAAGTACGAGATGGTAAATTAGGTCTCTATACCCTTGATACAGTTGGTGATGAAGATGGCAACAATTAA